The genomic stretch CTAAAATCATGTAGAGATTTTCCATGAACCTAAAACCCCAAAGTATGTGGAATTGGAAAGTGACATCAAAATGTAATTAAAACCTAATATGTTAAGTAAAAAAGAAAGTTAGCAGGACATATGAATAATTATTTCCAGACGCACACAAAAACCTCAAAGTACCAAAAAATATTGCCAGAATTCCCAAAGCTATATATATTCTATTGCTGTCTTTTAGCACAATAATTAGATCTGAACACAAAAAGCCATACCCTGTTTCTTTTAAGGAGAACTCCTTCAACTTTCTTGCTAACTCAATTTCAGTTGCAGCAGCCCCAGGAACAGTACGGCTATCTCTGCACATTGCCTGATCCATagggaaaataaatataagaatagATCAAAAACTACAGTAACATGACACAAAAGTGCAACAAGATCAGTGTATCCTAAATTTTTAGCAAAAGAAAAACATATGCCACATCACAAGAAATTATAATCCATGAAAAAGTTCACCTTGTATGTATTAACACCATCATCAATGGCCCTTTCAAGGTCATCTAAAATACTGTCAGTACTGCCACGTAAAACAACTGTGGAGACTGAATTTCCACCTTCTTCATTTTTCACAATAGTTACCTATCAAAAATGTAGTGGAAGTGGTAGCATACTAAGCTGACTATACAAGAAAAGTGAAGAAAACTACAAGTAGCAATTATACCCGGACACCGCCAACTTCCTCCACTGAAATGGAGTCTGCATATCCAAGATCATCTGGACTTGGTTGGCTCAGTTTCAGCTGTTTGCAAAATTAAACACAAGTTGTCAACTAAGAAATAAGCATATACTGGTGCAAGCAGAAAGTGTGATGCAACAACAAACAACTTACAAGAGCCACAGCACCAGTTGTACGGCAAAATCTCctcaattcaaacttggagctaatTTTCAGAACCATGAGTCTGCAAAACAACTGGCGGAgttaaagcttttttttttaccAATAAATAAAATGCACCATTAGTtactaaatattttgtttctcttGGACAACCAATTTCTATATTCATCACTGTTATAAGAAAAGAAATGTACAAACTACATACAATGTATGTAAATGCATGAAGCAGTTCATTTTGATAAAGACTTTCTTGAGGAATTCAAATGCCAAATTGTTCCCTTGTGGTTTTGCAATCATGATTCCTAAATGCCACCTTCTAATGTACTGCTTAGATAAAGTTTCTTTCAGCAAAATCCGGATGAAGAACATATGTGTTATAAAGATACAACTAAAAACTATGAAGGAACGCTTGATTCAGTAGAAAAATAGCTTTCAAACATATGCAGTTTTTACTCATCAACACCTACCAAATGTCCAGCATATTAATTAATGATCCAGAAATCTACCAAAGTTGAATGAACATAAACAGATACAAAAAAGGAAACCCTCATTATCACCATATTTGTCCTGCAAGGGacaatgataaaaagaaaaaaaaacatatccaTTAACCATCAAAATGATGGACCTATCTCAGTAGCATTCCTGCTTTCATATGTCCTATTAAATGTGCAATGCAGGATATTGGAAATGAAAAAGAGATAACAGAAAAGGCACTAACAATGCAAAATTAACACATGGCAAAACAACTGTAAACCTGGAAAACTCAtaagaattaataaaaaaaaaacaaacaccaAACAGAAAATGAATGATATTGCCCCTGTAGAAGAAGGAGATGTACTTGTAACGCTCACAGAAATGTAATGCCATATCTCCAACTGCTGCTCCACTCACAATAACCTTCGCACCGGACTCTGCAACAGCTTTAATGAGCTCCTCGACTTTGGCTTCTTCAGTTTTTGCATAATTCTCTAGCTTCAAAATGGATGAAAAATATCTTTAATTCAAGATCAGATCAAGTCTTGGACATTACCATCAAATAGTTATGACTCTAACAAAATACATGTTTGCATAATTACACTCATTTAAGCATAAGTCAGAATGAATTCCTCATCCGATTTTCCGAGCAGATTTGTTGCGACTAGTAGGTTCACATATAACAAAATCCCAGAATAGCAATACTTTATTAGAATGCTTTCGTTAGACGAGGCAACTAGTTAAAGAAGTAACATACGAAAAATAGGAACTGAGAaaataactattattatttttcatcttTTAACTGCACCAAGCAGTAAATCAGTTAACAAATTAATGACAATGAAAATAATCATTGTCTTCTTCACACTTGTCTCATAGAAGAATAatattaaattgatttttttattgcATTGCTAAATTGATAATTTGTTTCTATTCGATTTCCTCAGCAGGACCTTCAATACCTACTGATGCTAGTCAGATATTTTGTATTATTACCTCAGCTTTTGTTGCACCACTATTGTTCCAGTCTTCTCCAGTTCACAGACCTCACACCTTTACATGATATTTTCATATGTTCTCTAATATGATCAAGCTTCTAACTTATATCGTTTCTAAATCTTCTTGCTCACAAGTTCTTAGTGCTGTCCTAGCAAGATAGCTGCTGCTTCGTTCTCCTTCACCATCTGAAGGCAACACATCACTTTCTTCATATTGTTGTTGACATGTTTCAGAATTAATTAGGCACTATCTGAGAggacacttttgcaatttttataAAGACAGTTCACTTTAATACCACTTGAAGCATATAAAAAGCATGCACATTGGAGTTAACTAACAGATTTCCCACACAAGAGAAAGAAGTAAAAAAAGGAACTAGTGGGAATTATGCAATAGAAGAAATATCATAGGAAAAAAGAGCAAATGGTGCATGCCTACCAGACAACATTCACTATTTAACTCCAAAATCTTCAAGCTGAAGTAATCCGTCATTCTCCTACCAATGACATCTATATTCTACTAAAATGCACTATATTTTCATATAATGGAGGACCAAGTTATGCAattaaaaagaagaaacataacAGAAAACGATAATAAGTTACGACAAGAAGCTATTTATGTTTGTAAGTCGGTTCTGATTCAAGTTACAGAATAAGTGACAACAAAAGTTGTATGTCTTCACTAACTAGAAATAAATAGCATAATTTCACAACTCAGCCTCATGATATACCTATAGCTTATATGGCAAGGTAGAAATATTACCATATCAGCTAATCAAATTACATTAATGACGTTAAACAACAATACAACTTAATGAAAAGATAGCCACCAGTAGCACAATGCCAAATTGCCAATCTATAACCTCCAACACCAGCTCATTCTCTCTTGACCAAATTGAAGTTGGAGAATATAATTAGCAAATAGTAATTGGATTTTTGCAATTATCAGGTGTATATACAAAATATCAAGAAGGAGTCTGTTAGAACATGCAGATGAATATAGTACCTGTTCTGCGCTTTGAATTAACACAGTTCCTTTAGTTTCTGTTGCAGATGTATCAACTCCACCAGCAAAGACCGCAATCTACCAAGGGAAAGAATAATCAGAACCAACTCAAAATCAAGGAAAAATTGCCAAGCCATTTTACATTATAACAGTATTGATTAAAATAGTGCTTTTTTAAGGAGATGGTAACAAAGAGAACAAGCTCCTCAACTTTCACTATTATAATCAAATATATAATTTCTTTATGTTACTAAATTTCTGTCATGAATTAAGGTGTTCAACATCACAAATATGACATAGTTTATTTTGGTTCAGACTATAGTTACGAAGTCAAAATTACCTGAATTGTATTTTTCATGCAAAATATTGAGCCAACACAGTACAAATAAATAGATGATGCTAACAGTGTGCCATTAGGCATCTAAGAGAACAAGGTAAACAAATGAGCTATAATTGTGAGAGAAAGAAATAAGAATATAGTACCCTGGCCTTTTCCACACGTTTTATAGTCCCAACAGCATCATTCTTCACGACCATACCACGAATAACAGTAGAGTTGTGCAAACCACCTCCAAGTAGCTTTGCAACTCGAACATTATCTACATTGAAGTTTGCCGGGTTCTTCGGGCAGACTTGGATGCATGCCTGGCATGTGATAGCAACCATACATGTTACAGATGATAATACCAATAAAATAGCAGAATCAGCAACAAGCTGAGATACTCACATCAGCAATAATAGGGCACAAAAGATCTTCTTGCCCATACTGCTTGCTAGCAACTGCAGCTTTCATCCGGGAAACAACTTCTTCTTTGCTTCTAACATCCATTGTTTCAGACCCCTTCTCCAACAGCTCATCTAGAATTTCAATTGTCTGAAAAACATAAAAATTGGAAACATCACTTAGAAACAATTGGATAAGATAAATAAACAGCAAATAAATCATTGATAACCCTAGAGAGGACCTTGTTAATAGCTTTAGTGTAACCACTGATGATTTCACTCGGATGTAGGCCCATCCTGATTAGCTCTTCTGCATTTTGCAGAAGTTCACCAGCAAATGATATGGTAAGATTAGCCCCATCACCAATTTCTTCCTGTTGAGCCTTGCCTGCCAGCACCAAAATCTTTGCAGCAGGATGTTGAACCTCAAGCTCGTTGACAATTGTAGCAGCATCATTTGTCACAAAAAGCTTGTCCAGATGGTTAATGACCATCTTGTTCATGCCTGAAAGCAACAAAAGAAATTTGACAACTGAGCATGTGAATCTAAATCCTAATACATAGGAAATGATTAAGACAAGATTGACAAGGATAAGCCTTGGTTTTTGGTTGAAAAAATTCAAAGCAATGCATAACATCTACTGCTTACTAAGCAAGCCTGCACCAAGCAACATTAAAGGAAAAAAGTCCAGAAAGTAGACACCATCAGGCACTCATCATGTTAATTCTCTGCCATACCTAACAGGCACATATAATAGTTGTCTGTAAATTAAATACACATGTGGTTAAGATAAGTTAAACAAGGAACGAGATTCCATTTGCTAACTACTTGTTTTGGGAATTAATCACACATAAAACATTCTTCGATCTACTTAATAGATCCCACGCAACTTCCATTATTACCCAGCAACATAACAGGTCCTATATGCACTAAATCATCAAAAGGAAACATGAATCTCTAATATGTTTGCCCGTcttgtttttttcttatttttctcaacAACTATTCTTACATCTACTTATATTTCTGCCTATGATTACCTCAATCGCATCACTCTATATAAGATCTGGCGTCTAGTAATCAACCCAACAGATTCAACGGAAAGTAAGTCAAAACCCGAATCAGATCGATGTTCGAGAAAAGCACACCATTGGGGCCGAGGGACGTGCGGGTGATGACGGACAGCTGCTTGCAGGCGTCGATGTTCTTGAGGACGGCCTCGTCGAGCCCGGACAGATGCTTGTGCCCTTCCTTGAGCATCGCCTGGATCCCGTACCCGGGAAGCCCGAACGCCATACCGCTCTTGTTCTAGACGCGCCGCGAAATGGAGAAGGACACCGTGGAGATCGAAGCGAGGTCGGAGGAGATTCGAAACCCTTGAACGATGCGACGCGATCTAAATCGCAAACCCTAGCATAAACCCCGAAGCGGCACTCTTTTGCTTCCGGCTGCTGCTCGATCTATGTGGCCGAGGGAATCAAATAGTATGACCGTCACGTGAGCTGCACACCTGATAACAAAAGAATCTCGAACGCTTTCGATGGTCGAACCCCATCGAACCGAcccgaaccgaaccgaaccgaccGCAACCTGAATCGGTCAATGAGCCCTATGTCAAACACGGTCAACTTCTCTATTGTGCTacccgaaaatgatatcatcaaattACAAGTTATCTAAGTGTTATTAATGTAGATTCCAGGAATCTTTTTTTGTAAAATTGTTATTatgccattatatatatatatatatatatgaactgcacgtaaaaatatattttactgtAGTGATAATATCCCATCAGAAATACTATGCGATTTAGTTAAGATTCACACTAATATCAACGAAGCTATAGAACAATCCAAAGTAATACATATTGAAAGGGGTAAAAATTCCATCACATATCCTTTATATTGTCGGAACGATTCATAGATCATCTAAAATATTACATAATAATGATTACGAAATGGACAAAATTCTATCACATAATAGTTTCTCTGAAAGAAACTCGATCATTCCTCGCTTTCTGCAGCATCTTTCGAGTTTGATTCCACCAGCATGCTTATCCCAATAAAACTAAGCTTCGTGGAAGATGATGCTTCGAAGCAGAAGGGCGTATTTTGCCCATGAGATGCACGAAACTAGCAACCTAAGACATGTCAGGAAGAAGAAGATTGCATGCCCGAGGCAATCTTAAATGACAGCTCCATGAATCCTGTATCAATGTATAACACAATGGCGTAGAGACTACAGCTTCGATCTAGAAGCAGATCCAACTCAGAAGCCCGGCGATCGCTGACAAGAGCACGCTGAGCTGCGGTCGAAGGAAGGAAGAAGCAGAGGGAACGATCTGAATCGTGAAGTTGCAGGTGCCGTTCGACATGTTCTGCGTCGTCACCGCCGCCAGTCCTTGGAAGTCACAGCTCTCGTCCTTGTGGTTCTGCGTCTGGAAGTACACGTTGAACGCATAGGAAGCGTTCGCGCGGGCGTCCAAGCCATTGCACGAGCAGCCATAGCCCAGCGAAGTGCAGTCGGCGTGCGCGCAGGCGTACTTCACGTTGTCGGCGAGCTTGCTGAGGTCGGTGGCGCTGGGATTCACCGCACACCACTTCCGAGGCAGATACTCCACGTCCTTCGCTCCGACGAGCAGCTTATTCTGTCCCTTGCCGGAGAGATCCACGGGGAATTTTGGCTGTCCGTCGTAGGTGAAGAGTCCCCAGTGCCGCTCGAAGTTCCCCGGAGCGACGCTCTTGGCGTCCTCGTCCATGAGGCCGAACAAGTAGACCTCAATGGTGGAGTTGGGCCGGAGGGGCGTCCCCGCTGCAAGACGCTTCAGGAGACCTGCGTAGAACCGCTCGGCCATGGTCACGTTGGCGTTCACGTCGCCGTCAGTTGGCCACCCAACTTCCCCCACAACGATGGGCAAATCGCCGAAGCCAACCTTCTTCAGAGCCGAGACCAAGGTGTCGAAGTTGGCGTCGAACACGTTGGTGTACTCGACTCCTTCGTCGAGAACTGGGTTGCTGGTGCCGTCGAAGAAGGCGTAGTCGATGGGGAAGTCGCTGTTTCCGTAGAGACTCAGGAAGGGGTATATGTTGACGATAAAGGGAGCACCGTGCTGGCTGAAGAACTCGACGATCTGCGCCATTAGATCGCCTATGTCTGGTCTGAATTTGCCGGCGGACGGTACTGGATTGCTTCGGGGTGAGTCGTACACGTCGGCGTTGAGGGGGATGGTGGCCTTGATGGTGTCGCCGACTCCTGCTTCGTTGAGCGCGTTCTGAATGTTCTTCAGCGCAGGGAAGGTGATGTTCGTGAAGGAATCGTTGTATGATTTCAGGAAGGGTTCGTTCCCAACTGCTACGTATCTGGCACAGAATACGGCGACCGATCAAAGCACAGGCAGGAAGAGGATGGACTGAAAGAACAGATCAAGAACGAGATGACAAAAGGATGAAAAGCCTACTTGATGTTTACTCCTTTCTCGAAGTTATACCGGGTGACGTTCTTCTTCACCCACTCCTTCGCGGCGTCGTAATCGTTCATCATGGCAAGCATATCGTTGGGGATGGCGATCATCACCTCGATCCCTGTCCCGGCCAATGCCTTCATGGAGGTCTCATCCGTGTCAAAAATCTTCGCTTTCTTGATCCCGTTGTCTTGCAAGAGGTGCACGACGGTTTTCGGCGGCAGCCGGTGAGTCGCAATTGTCCCCCAGTTCACCCCTAGGCCATCAGCCACCGAACAAGAGAGGCCGAGAAGGAGTAGAAACGCGAAGTTCCGGCACGCACCCA from Musa acuminata AAA Group cultivar baxijiao chromosome BXJ1-3, Cavendish_Baxijiao_AAA, whole genome shotgun sequence encodes the following:
- the LOC135631815 gene encoding T-complex protein 1 subunit theta-like, which encodes MAFGLPGYGIQAMLKEGHKHLSGLDEAVLKNIDACKQLSVITRTSLGPNGMNKMVINHLDKLFVTNDAATIVNELEVQHPAAKILVLAGKAQQEEIGDGANLTISFAGELLQNAEELIRMGLHPSEIISGYTKAINKTIEILDELLEKGSETMDVRSKEEVVSRMKAAVASKQYGQEDLLCPIIADACIQVCPKNPANFNVDNVRVAKLLGGGLHNSTVIRGMVVKNDAVGTIKRVEKARIAVFAGGVDTSATETKGTVLIQSAEQLENYAKTEEAKVEELIKAVAESGAKVIVSGAAVGDMALHFCERYKLMVLKISSKFELRRFCRTTGAVALLKLSQPSPDDLGYADSISVEEVGGVRVTIVKNEEGGNSVSTVVLRGSTDSILDDLERAIDDGVNTYKAMCRDSRTVPGAAATEIELARKLKEFSLKETGLDQYAIAKFAESFEMVPKTLAENAGLNAIEIISSLYAEHAAGNVKVGIDLEEGVCKDVSTINIWDLYVTKFFALKYAADAACTVLRVDQIIMAKPAGGPKRDPAAGMDED
- the LOC103979538 gene encoding glucan endo-1,3-beta-glucosidase 8, producing the protein MGACRNFAFLLLLGLSCSVADGLGVNWGTIATHRLPPKTVVHLLQDNGIKKAKIFDTDETSMKALAGTGIEVMIAIPNDMLAMMNDYDAAKEWVKKNVTRYNFEKGVNIKYVAVGNEPFLKSYNDSFTNITFPALKNIQNALNEAGVGDTIKATIPLNADVYDSPRSNPVPSAGKFRPDIGDLMAQIVEFFSQHGAPFIVNIYPFLSLYGNSDFPIDYAFFDGTSNPVLDEGVEYTNVFDANFDTLVSALKKVGFGDLPIVVGEVGWPTDGDVNANVTMAERFYAGLLKRLAAGTPLRPNSTIEVYLFGLMDEDAKSVAPGNFERHWGLFTYDGQPKFPVDLSGKGQNKLLVGAKDVEYLPRKWCAVNPSATDLSKLADNVKYACAHADCTSLGYGCSCNGLDARANASYAFNVYFQTQNHKDESCDFQGLAAVTTQNMSNGTCNFTIQIVPSASSFLRPQLSVLLSAIAGLLSWICF